The region ACTGTCGATTCTAAAGCTGCACTCTCGGGCCCATATTAATGATGTTATACCTAGAATACTCAGAGACAGTCATTGATCTGGCGGGTTGGAAAACGCGTCCACATGTTTATACAGCACATGTGAACGATGGTGTCAACCCAAGGGTTGCTCGGGGAGCCTCAGGGTGCATATTGGGACGGAAAAACTGATCCTGaagaagtaaaaataaataaaaggaaatgaatgaTGATGTTATAAGGTGGAAGAAGCAATGATTTGGTCATACTTCAGCACTGCTGACCAGCCTCTCCACCCTGTCTCCACCCTCAGacactgcagaggaggagaaaggcgAATCAGTGGTGTCTGAGCcactcttccttcctccctccctcctgctctgtcCACCACTCTATGTTGCAGCAGCCTCGCCTCAGAAAAGGGAGGCTCTGCAGTGACGCTCACTAACACCAACTGGTTCACTCCCACTCAGACAGCAACAACACCAGGAAAGACCTGCTGTATCATCCAGCCCTGACAGGAGGTAAGACACCCCACAGACATGCGTGCAGATCAGAGAAGAGATGCAGGGACTGTAGAGTCACAATGGACAGTTCTGGTACAGTCAGGCAaacagaaggaagaaagaacacCTAGTTTTTATAGAGATATATATTCAGTTTTATTATGATTGCATATTTAAAGGTATGTTCTATGATGCGACCACTATATACGTGTTTCACAGGCATTGGAGGAATACAGAGAGTAGgtgaagaaacaggaaatgaaactcTTAGAATATCTTTGTTTACTCAGAACAATGTCGAGTCCTAAAGACTGGCTACAGGTGGGCCTCAACTTCGAAAGGCATCTGCCAATTTAATGCCCTctcaaattgttttttttaaatatatacatCTCGAACCATTGTTGTTTTGGTTGTGACTGATGGATCTTTCCTTCGCAACATTTTTGGGAAGCACTTGGGGGAAAGAAACAACTGaagtattttttcatttttagagAATAAAATGACAGTTTTCCACTGAGTATTTTAGTATTTTAACTTCCAAAACATCTTGAAACATGAAGGGATGAGCTGTGTTTAAAGCCCATCACAGCACAAAGTGCCTGTTGGAGCAGTGGCTGTTTCTGGAGATTGATTCACTGCAAATCAATAGAGCGTATTAATCTTTTAAACAGTAATCTCCGCTTCCGTTACAGTTGGATGGGTGTGTCTTCATCATGCTCAAGTCACTGTTTGTATATGGTGTGCTGGGAGGTAAGGATTTATGGGAAAATAGTCTCCTCTGCTAGATTAAAGTGCATGTTACTATTTACTATATGTGTTTTGTACTCCTCTGTAGTCTCAGTTTTGCTGATTCCAGCAAAGAGCAACAAAATCTCTGTGTGCATTGAAGATGAAAAAGACCTGAGAGTGGACTGTCTGATTAAGCCTGAGCCCAGCAAGAGCAACACCTTTCAGTTCTCTTGGTCTTCTGGTAGCAAAGAATCTGTCATCACCACCAATGACTCCAGATTATCTCCAGACACTGATTTCAAAACCACGGTTAAAGAGCTGACGCCTCACGGCTACAGAATGACCCTGACTAATTTCACAGACAAGCTTCCTCGCAACTCAAGCTTGTTGTGCAAATTGTCTGGAAAGACAGCCAAAGTCGTAGTGGTGAACGGTGAGTGGACGTCTGCATCTGTGGTTTGACGATGTGAGCATGACGATGTGTGACTTGGAGAGAAATACAAGATTCTTTTGACAGTTGTTGGCGTCTCacctctctgcctctgcagaTAAACTTCCCAAATGCTCCGCTGGGAACGTGTTTCTGAGAAGCCCTATCTCCTGGAtcttctgtctgctgctcttcttctatCAAACACAGagctaaataaacaaaaaatgaaAGTGTGCTTTTGCTGGAACTGTTGCCCATCTAACTCACCTACATGTCTTTGCATATTTGCAAGAATCCCCTAAATAACACCAAAATATCAATCTCAAGAAATTGCACATACATAATCTTCCTCAATAACAGGGGCATTGAAATGTTTTCACTTAGACAACATAGAATAAAGGTAATCACCGGAActgctaaatgtgtttgttgcTGCAGAGGCACAAACAACTGCATGCGTGTCAATATCAGTTATCTCAGAACGTTGCCAAGTGCTATCACTGTGGATGCTACAGCATTTGTTTTCAATAAAGACGCTTTAAGAGACATAACCTTGTTTGGTACATTCAGTGGTCTCAGGCTATTGGTCtgtgctcatgtgtgtgtgtgtgtgtgtgtgtgtgtgtgttgaggcacAGtacacagcacccccccccccccccattaccctacaattttaaatttaaaagacTTTGCAAAATAAATTCTGTATAGGTAGATGCTTGTGAGTTGTCATTCACTCAGATGCAAATAATTGgaaatgaatcacaaactatcTGCATGTATACAGTTACATGTATACAACGTTTAATTTACCACTattcagtgtgtatgtgtggataGTGGATACATCAGAATGGAATAATTTGATAATAAGAGTGCGAGAGCAATAAAAGCCTCTGGTGCAGCTTCAGTATTTGAGAATTAGAGGCAGAGTAaaagcacaataaaaaaaaggatgaagGACATTTTTCTAAATGTAGAAGAAATAATTTAAACCTATTTTAGTATGCCTCATTTGCATACTTTGtggttttaaataaagtttcGGTAACCGTTTTTCACCGTTACAACTGTGTTAGAAAATGCATTCAACAAGAATTATGTTCGCCAACCTTCGACCGATTGGACCTTGACGCTTTCCGTAGTTTCCGATAGTAATACAATATGGCTGCGTTCAAAAGTGTCAGTAAAAGCACGGAACTCTCTAAAGCTGAATACTTAAAGCGATATTTATCTGAAGAAAATGATGCCAAGAAATCAAAGGGGaaacttaaaaagaaaaagcgcAAGGTTACCGGAAAAGGGTGAGTTTAAATTAGATCTGGCCGTGTTTGTTTTGGGTGTTAGCAGTGAAGCTAGCATAGACTGCTACACACGTTGGCTTATTTATTAACTATTTAATTATCTATTATTTTATTCAAGCCTTAAAATAGTGGATGATGACGTAGACTGGAAACAAATGgtcaaagaagaagaggaggttgaagaagatgaagaagaagctcCAGTGGTAAGATCCAAGCTAACTCTGTCCAATTATTATTAATGTACTTTAGGGTATTTTCGATTGTTCTGAAGTACTTGTGTTACCAGTTAGGTTCTACAATGGAACCATACTTCTTTAGCCGTTCTAGGGTGAAAAGAACAAGgcaacagaaattaaaattgtaATTCCATTGCAATAAATTGGAAAGTAATATCAccagtaataacaacaataataatgactgAAACTTGTCCTCTGAAGAAAGCTGTCCTTATTTATAACTGAGCAATTGCTTTATAAAGTGCAAATCCAAGTTTTATGTGATACTTACAAACTATTCCTTTCTACTAAGATTGCAGAAGTGATCGATGATAGACCAGAGGAAGTGAAACAGATGGAATTATTCAGAACTGGCAATAGATGGAAAGTAATTGGAggtaactgttttttttatgttttgttttcaacgtaatttctgtaaatatgttgtatatttattttgagtATCCTCTTCCAATAGCTGATGAAAAAGAAGACACAGATGAGAATAATGGAAATGAGCATGAAAATGAAAAGGCTGAGACATCTAGCAAGAAGAGTAAAAAGAAATCACCTGTCAGGAAGACACGCCATGATTCTCCAGACATATCCCCTCCCAGAAGAGCCCGTCATGACTCTCCAGATATATCCCCTCCCAGAAGAGCCCGTCATGACTCTCCAGATATATCCCCTCCCAGAAGAGCCCGTCATGACTCTCCAGATTTATCCCCACCAAGGCATCACTCAGGGAAATCAGGTAAAAGGCTTAGGTTAGGTGTTAGGTGGGGTGTTTAATTCCAACACCCCATCGCAAATATGTTTATcgttatttgatttttttgcaAGAAAAGGGACTGTCTTCAAATAATAACCCTGATTCATTGTGTTCATCAGGGGCAAAAAGGACCCAGAAGAGGCATGACTCTGACTCTGATCAGTCACCACCGCGCAAAAAGACACAGGAGAAAAGAGCCTCAGACTCCGACCAATCACCTCCAAGGATACGTCCCAGAACAAGCAGAGGCTCAGATTCAGACCAATCACCACCCAGACGGCGGCCCTGCAGGGGGGGAAAGGAATCAGATGAGGATCTGTCCCCACCTCGTAGACCTAGCCAAAAACATGTGAGCGGGTGAAATTCGTGTGTGTTAGCCAACGTAGAGCTACTATTGATGGATTTGTGCGTATTCCTCTCAGGATCCAAAGATGCTTTCTGGTCGGAAAGCAGGTCTGGTTTCTGGAGATCTTTTAAGGAAAGAACAAGAGGAGAACAGGCGCAAAGAAAAACATAATCAGCCATTAGAAGGTGGGTTTCTTTTTTAGGCCCCTCACATTTAcaattttgttattattttcataGGAAATTTGTCATCACCTAGTTATTCTTTAGCTGCTAGCTACAGTATGTCCGCCACCATTAATTTCTTATGCAGTCATTATTTGGTTACTGTTTTCACTAATATTCCTGGCATTATAGATGATTCCCGTAATGCCAAGACGGTTTTCAGAGACAAGAGTGGTAAAATAAGGGATTTAGAatcagagagagaagaaaagagaaagaaagctGAAGAAAAAGCAATCAAGGATGAGAAATATGCTCAGTGGGGAATCGGGTAAGTTTTTGTCTGGAGCAGCATAAATTGTAGTACATCCTGCTATTGTTTCCCTCATTAAAGTCCACTAATGTTTATAGGATGGCACAGAGTCAGATGCGTCAGCAGAATCTTCAGGATGCAGTGCATGAAGCTCAGAAGCCACTAGCACGTCACTTGGATGACGAGGATCTGGACCGTATGTTGAGGGAGCAGGAAAGAGACGGAGATCCAATGGCTGCGATgctcagaaggaaaaaggagcgCAGTACTACAACAAAAGGTTCTGATGGTTgcagatgtgggttttttttctataacACTTCAGACACATTGTAAACAATCTTATTATTGCTTTGCAGAGAAACCAAGATATAAAGGTCCAGCACCCCCTCTAAATCGTTTCAACATTCTTCCAGGCTATCGATGGGACGGTGTTAACAGGTACAGAGTGTCCACATTTGTATTAGTTATATGCGTCTTTTAACTTTCTAAAAAAACATATTGCAGAAATCATTTTACTGTTATTTATATATCAATGTCTCCTTTGTTTCTACTTTGATCTGAATGGTACTGTCATTTTAAATTGCTTAGGCTGACAATTTTCAGAAATAATGGCGATATTTGttgttcctcctgcaggtcaaaTGGTTTTGAGAAGAAACGCTATGAGAGAATGGCAGATAAAAGAGCTGCTCAGGAGGCAGCCTATAAGTGGAGTGTAGAAGATATGTGATGTCTTTTGAAAAGTGTTGGATATCTTTTTATACAAATGTGTAGTCTCAAATTGTTTTCCACAAATGTATTAAATActgtttttgtaaaatattgTTACTTGTATTTATGTACCACTGTATATTTTGGATAATGGAActtgtttttaatgtattttaaatgctAGAGTTGTAGTTTATTGAATCAAATACAGGCTGATTTTGCGGGACACCTTTAACGATAAACACTTGTTCctcacagttgtgtttttctgctacGAGTGAAAGATCACTGACCTTTTGTCGTTATGTATATATCTTAAAGTCAAGAAGTCCGAGATAGTACAGTAGTCCGAGATTTACGATTATAAATTAATTGGTAATTAATGATGTTCTAAAGTTTCTGAAATATAATGAGTGCAACATCTTATGTTTATCTACTGTTGAATTTGGtattgctgttttatttattgttgttgagGTATGATTGACTTATCTGTTACAAGTACGAGGTGTTTAGTCAAGTCCAAGTCTTATTTAATATCGTGTGGAATATAGCATTTTTGTGACTAATTTATATTATCATCAACCAATATTGATATAGTTTTATTAGGTGTTTGTTATTGTGGTTTTTACACTTAAACATTTTTTGCGTCCGGCCGCAGGATAGGACACTTAAATCAACGACTAGTCATTTCCGTCGGACCATTTTGGCTGACGGACTCGTGACTGTGACGTTTCCGGTGGACAGGTGGGCTTAACTAATACAATGATCTGTTTAATTTAAGAGGACATTCACTGAAAGTTTCGCTGTGAACGGAAACATATACGATAGGTTTTGAGAAAATGGTTGACTGGAGTCCAATAGCGAAGGTTTACGACCCACTAAAAGCTGGAAGCATCGACGGTACCGATGTGGAGCCCCACGACCGGGCGGTGTGGAGAGCAATTGGTGTTCGCTATAAGCCCAACAAAGGAGTTGTTGGGGACGCACTCCTAACTCTTTTTGTTTCTCGATTGAACCCACAAACAACTGAGGAAAAATTGTACGAAGTGTTTTCCAAATACGGAGATATTAGGCGGCTTAGGTTGGTGCGGGACATCGTCACAGGGTTCTCTAAAAGATACGCATTCGTTGAATATAAGGAGGAAAGATCTGTTGTCCGAGCTCGCCGGGACGCAAACAAGATAGTGGTGGACCAACACGAAGTGTTTGTGGATTTTGAACAGGAACGGACTCTTAAAGGATGGGTTCCTCGGCGGCTTGGTGGTGGCCATGGAGGAAAGAAGGAGTCCGGGCAGCTGCGGTTCGGTGGCAGAGACAGACCTTTCCGCAAGCCTATTAACCTTGGGGTCGGTTTGATGCAGGAACGGGGTGGTGGATTCAATAAGTGGGACAGACCggggaagagagacagagaagaccGGGAGCGACCCAGAGAGAGTGAGTACGGCtacagaggaaggagggatgacCGCAGACATGGAGACAGGAGCCGGCACCGGGACCGGAGATGAAGGAAGTGGTGTAAAGTTCTGATCCTTTGAAACGAAGTCTGCCGAAGATGTCCAGAAATTCAGTAAAGATATATTCCGGGATAgtagggggagagggagaactGGGGCTAATTTGCACACAGATGGAGCATTTCATTATCAGAttacatcattttattttgggTGTGGGCTTATTTCATGCTTGTGTTTAAGAGTCGCAGAAGAGAAAGATAGTTAAGACTGCTTCGTATCTAACAGCATCTTAACATGGCAATAATTCTGCTGGATAAAGGCTGTACTGGGAAAAATCACCATAAAATGCTGAGTGGTGAAACTTATTAAGACTataacaaatgtatttgttgtaATCTCAAACCTTGTGCTGTAACATTGACTGAGCAACTTTGAAGGTACatttatatttgatttattaCAGCATCATCTTAAAACTGCtagaagattttattttatttttttacatcattTGACAGCAGCGAGCTCAGTTTCGTGCAGTTTAGAGAAAAACCTAACAAAGTGTTCAGCTTCATGTCCAGTTTACAATAAATGTGCAAACATCAAATTATACACATGGCTTTAGGATGGAGGACacaaccttttctttctttaatgtATCTGATTCCGTCACCGAGTGCTGTGCTTATATCTTCCTGTTCTATCGACATAAAATGTTAATGGACTGATAATAAAATCAGTCCATTTAGTGTAATGCAGTGCAGACACTCTGCACCATTAGGTGATCACAAggtcctgctgctgggaaaCTGATGATGTCTTAATGGAGGGCGGAAAGTACTACAGATACCGGAGGTAAAATGGATGTAACCGAGAAACACGCAACCAACAAATGTCATCAAACTCTGATTAAAATGCGTATTCATGTATATATTGTAGTGGTTGTCTTTATTAACTATACATAGTAACAGTCTAGACATCattttgaattttatttgttACAAAAATGCCATTTACACCTAGAAATGAGCTCAGAAATGCTAAATCCTACAGTTAATCCTTTGTGAAGTTCTGTTGGTCGGATGAGCTGGTGCTGAGCCTGTGATCCTGGATGGGCCAAGGAGGGTACGCGTCTCTCTGCACTGTGCTGAACTCTAACCTGTGAACCAAGCACAAAAGACTTCCCTGTCGTTTTCTCTACAGAAAAATGTCTGCATCAAGCCCACTCTCACCTGAAGGCAGGGTTAATGCCAATATTGTCAGGATGTGGCAGGGCCGGCGTGCGCCTcctgggacagggaggaggaggaaaatcctGCTGATACTGAGAAAGCATCAGCGGAGCAGCTTGCTCCACTGCTGCCTGGCCTGACTCCTCAGAGTGGTTTCCTTGCTCGCTTCCTCCTTCtgttctgtctctgctgctggacatgGCGTGGCACCAGTTGGACCTCTGCTGGCTGTAATGTGTAGCACGTCCTGAGGGTCCATCGCAAATATTTTGAGAGGTTTGTAAGTCTtttatatttacaaagatgTTGTTATTTAACCACGCCTGGCTTACAATTATGTACAACGATCAATGGTTGAACTTTTAGTGCTCTTAAACTTGgcatttaatttccttttgcCATTAAATTCACGGTCTAGTGATTTTATCACCAGTTGTTTTTATCATGTAAGAATTTTTAACCTTCAGTCTattaaaatacacatttgaAAATATTACTATATCATAGTATTTAACAGCTGTGGTTACATTAGTCAACTAAGCACAACTTGTACTCGACTACTCTGTGCAGGAACACTCAGCAACACCATTTGGACTGACTGGTTTGTTCTTGGGTCAGATAAGACTGCTGACCTTTGCCTCCATCTTGTTGTGGAACGGGTCTAAAGGAGAAAGCTTTATGTGACGTGGTCTCCATCTTAACGGGAGTGTCTGGGTAAATGAGAAATCCTGCAGAGGGGAAAAACttcaatgtttttaaaatggaaaacagcACTCATggaaaaacactgcaaataCTTTTCCATAGAGCAGAAGTCAGCAGATCTTTACCTGCCAGTGTAGGAGGCTCTCCTCTGTATGTTTTAACAGGCTGAAAGAGTTCATAGTAacgattttgtttgtttttgatgaaCATTATGAGGCAGCGACATCAACAGCGCCACACCCAATCCTGTAAGAAATGAGCAGCTTTTCTATGGTGGTGAGCCTCAAAATGACAATCAATAAGCCCTACTTTATTCCAAATAACCACCCATAAAATATCTGAGTAATTTATTTGGTTATCTTACCTTAAATCCACTAAGATTTCCACAGCATGCTGCCTTGACTTCACTTCAAGTTTGTTTCTATACAATGAGCAACGTAAAGCTTGTTTACTGCAGTAGTCATGGAGTTCTATTCTTCCAGCATGAGTGACAGAAACAGTTACCAACTGGGACAATGAAGCTGGACCACCAGCAGAGGTCTGGAGTCTTTGGAGTCTTGAAAAGACTTGGCACGTGGTACGTTTTGAACATTTGAATATGAATGTATTTCTACTGGGGATTGAGAAcataaaattgaaataaaacaattctTAAGAAGAAATATTGATTGTAGCTTGTAAAGTGTCTTTTCAGTGGTTACCTTGGAGCCTTTGGGCAGCACGCAGCAATGCAACATGCCTCCCAGAGTTCAGATGATATCAATTAAGactgtatccccccccccccacatcagagGGCTGGTTCTGGCCCGTAGTCTTTTCAGTATGCATAGTTTATATTCAGCAGTGACACCATTGTCTTTGATTGTAAGTAAATGAAGatagatgtttttattgttttctggTGCATACCTTCAGCATTGTGTCAGCATATTTTCAAGGTGTGGGAGAATCACTTTCATAATATCCTACTGTGCAAAGCAATAAGTCACTGATATGACATAAGATTAGAGTTGCTTTAAATACCAAATCTCTTTCCAAGGCCAAGCAATTAATCTGACCTGATCTGATATAAGAAGATAACAAAGCAATTTACAGACAAGAACTTGTACAAAAACTACATGCGTCACTCACAATATGTGAAACAGTAGTAGTATACCAGTAAAGGGTATACTACtctctttattctttatttaggATGGCCATGCCATTTCACAAAATTCCTCTTTTACTTTAAATTCAGGTAACATATAACACATgtgttacctgtgtgtgtgtgtgtgtgtgtgtgtgtgtgtgtgttatgcaGGAGCATGATGTATGACtgaatatttgaatatttgctTTGAAACTCCAGACACTGTTAAACAGAAACATGTTTTTGGTACAGTGAGGTTTGCCTCATCGGATTACCGGGTGAGCCAACATATTTCAGTGTAAATAGAAGTATTCCATAATTCCTCCCTTTTATATAATGCGGGCTTTGACATTTCGACATTTTGCATAATTTTAATGATAGGTTTGCTAAGTAGATCCAGATTAAAACGACTGTAATACACGAGAGGATGAAGGAAGACAACCGAGTGCAGCTCTGACCAACTCCAACTAAAAATGatttggctttattttaaataatgaagaaaaatacCTAAAAGCATTTTCGTCTGCGTGTATTTATTATATGCACTGATTTCAGCACGCGCCAGCAGGAGTCTCCCGTTCCCATAGTAACAAGAATTCATTCACGAGCGGTACGTGGTCGGATTAGAAGTTGCGTTCAGCGTCACACGTTAAAATAGTTTTTACTCTCGATTTGTGGCGTTTTGTATTACAGGAAAAGACAATAACGTTTTGTTATAACTCTGCGTTTGGACACATCGCTTGTAAATGTTCAAAGTAGCAGCGTAGAGCTCAAAGTTTAGCCGAGCCGAATTCTTTCTGTCAGACTGCGGCGTTCGAGTGTCCGGAAGTTgtggaggggaaagagagaaaggcatgaaaaaaagagagctgGGGATCCTTCTCACCACCATTCTAAGAGGATTTTGACGTTTCTAAGTGGACAAACGTGTCCTCGTCCGCCTCACAAGGACTGGAAACGCACCTGAATTCATTACAATAATCGGCCGTGAAGGTTTATATTAGCATGGGGCTTCCGACGCTGGAGTTTAGTGACTCTTTCTTGGACAGTCCGGAGTTCAGGGAGCGACTACAGTGCCATGAGATCGAGTTGGAGAGGACCAACAGCTTCATTAAAGACCTCATCAAAGATGGAAACATGCTTGTGTCCGCACTCAAGAGTAAGTTTTGGACGATTGCTGTCTTCTTGTCGGGGTTAATGTTCGTATTCCAGCAAGCGTTTGTGCATTCTGGGTCCAGATAATAGAGCAGCCAggccagaacagaacagagtcCCTGTTCACCCTCCATTAAACCAGGTTATTGTGGTCATAGATTCGTAACTGTACTTTAATGTGATGATCTGGGTTAATCAGTAATCACGGTTAACCAGTAATTCCACTGTTATGTATCGTGTATTGCGTCACTTCATTTACTTTGCAGCCTTTTTGGCCTTTTAATAATATTTCCAAATAATTTTCCAGTCCCTCAGTTTGCATTTGCTGAGTGAAAGTGTAATCCCGCATCACAACGTGCCCTGAAGCTAAGATAAGATGGGTTTGGTCATGCACTGCAGATATTTAAAGGTCAGTCCTGTTGTTGAGTTGCAAGTGGATTCAGAAAGTTTCCTCCATTATTAATTCAGATAGGAAACGTGTTTGGTGATTACGTACATggagaaaaaagcaaaagaaagcgcacacacacgcacacacacacaatctgtaGTTAATctaagaggaaaagaaaaatttgGCATCTGCACAGCTTCATGATTCTGCCATATTCCTCATATATCAGACTTTTCAGCGCTTCAGATGattaaagcacaaacacacctacAAATTCCGTCTTCACATCTGGTTGACGTCAATCATGCTGGATGAGGTCACGCTCCTGAGCCGTGCTGACCTCAGGG is a window of Takifugu flavidus isolate HTHZ2018 chromosome 14, ASM371156v2, whole genome shotgun sequence DNA encoding:
- the snrnp35 gene encoding U11/U12 small nuclear ribonucleoprotein 35 kDa protein, with translation MVDWSPIAKVYDPLKAGSIDGTDVEPHDRAVWRAIGVRYKPNKGVVGDALLTLFVSRLNPQTTEEKLYEVFSKYGDIRRLRLVRDIVTGFSKRYAFVEYKEERSVVRARRDANKIVVDQHEVFVDFEQERTLKGWVPRRLGGGHGGKKESGQLRFGGRDRPFRKPINLGVGLMQERGGGFNKWDRPGKRDREDRERPRESEYGYRGRRDDRRHGDRSRHRDRR
- the bud13 gene encoding BUD13 homolog isoform X1 — translated: MAAFKSVSKSTELSKAEYLKRYLSEENDAKKSKGKLKKKKRKVTGKGLKIVDDDVDWKQMVKEEEEVEEDEEEAPVIAEVIDDRPEEVKQMELFRTGNRWKVIGADEKEDTDENNGNEHENEKAETSSKKSKKKSPVRKTRHDSPDISPPRRARHDSPDISPPRRARHDSPDISPPRRARHDSPDLSPPRHHSGKSGAKRTQKRHDSDSDQSPPRKKTQEKRASDSDQSPPRIRPRTSRGSDSDQSPPRRRPCRGGKESDEDLSPPRRPSQKHDPKMLSGRKAGLVSGDLLRKEQEENRRKEKHNQPLEDDSRNAKTVFRDKSGKIRDLESEREEKRKKAEEKAIKDEKYAQWGIGMAQSQMRQQNLQDAVHEAQKPLARHLDDEDLDRMLREQERDGDPMAAMLRRKKERSTTTKEKPRYKGPAPPLNRFNILPGYRWDGVNRSNGFEKKRYERMADKRAAQEAAYKWSVEDM
- the si:dkeyp-69c1.9 gene encoding uncharacterized protein si:dkeyp-69c1.9, yielding MFIKNKQNRYYELFQPVKTYRGEPPTLAGFLIYPDTPVKMETTSHKAFSFRPVPQQDGGKGRATHYSQQRSNWCHAMSSSRDRTEGGSEQGNHSEESGQAAVEQAAPLMLSQYQQDFPPPPCPRRRTPALPHPDNIGINPAFRLEFSTVQRDAYPPWPIQDHRLSTSSSDQQNFTKD
- the bud13 gene encoding BUD13 homolog isoform X2 codes for the protein MAAFKSVSKSTELSKAEYLKRYLSEENDAKKSKGKLKKKKRKVTGKGLKIVDDDVDWKQMVKEEEEVEEDEEEAPVIAEVIDDRPEEVKQMELFRTGNRWKVIGADEKEDTDENNGNEHENEKAETSSKKSKKKSPVRKTRHDSPDISPPRRARHDSPDISPPRRARHDSPDLSPPRHHSGKSGAKRTQKRHDSDSDQSPPRKKTQEKRASDSDQSPPRIRPRTSRGSDSDQSPPRRRPCRGGKESDEDLSPPRRPSQKHDPKMLSGRKAGLVSGDLLRKEQEENRRKEKHNQPLEDDSRNAKTVFRDKSGKIRDLESEREEKRKKAEEKAIKDEKYAQWGIGMAQSQMRQQNLQDAVHEAQKPLARHLDDEDLDRMLREQERDGDPMAAMLRRKKERSTTTKEKPRYKGPAPPLNRFNILPGYRWDGVNRSNGFEKKRYERMADKRAAQEAAYKWSVEDM